In Vitis vinifera cultivar Pinot Noir 40024 chromosome 11, ASM3070453v1, a genomic segment contains:
- the LOC100257618 gene encoding auxin response factor 7, whose protein sequence is MKAPPNGFLAGSGEGERKSINSELWHACAGPLVSLPPVGSLVVYFPQGHSEQVAASMQKETECVPSYPNLPSKLICMLHNVTLHADAETDEVYAQMTLQPVSKYDKEALLASDLGLKQSRQPVEFFCKTLTASDTSTHGGFSVPRRAAEKIFPPLDFSMQPPAQEIVARDLHDNTWTFRHIYRGQPKRHLLTTGWSVFVSTKRLFAGDSVLFIRDEKSQLLLGIRRANRQQPALSSSVISCDSMHIGILAAAAHAAANNSPFTIFYNPRASPSEFVIPLAKYNKAMYTQVSLGMRFRMMFETEESGVRRYMGTITGISELDAARWKNSQWRNLQVGWDESTAGERPSRVSIWEIEPVVTPFYLCPPPFFRPKFPKQPGFPDDESDIESAFKRGMPWLGDDFGMKDAPSSIFPGLNLVQWMSMQQNNQFPASQSGLFPPMVSSTVLHSNLSTDDPSKLLSFQAPALSAPSLQFNKVNQQNQVSQFQQPSLAWPQQQQQQQQQQLQQLLQTPINPQQHPQQHQRQQQQQPQQQHQQQQQQQQHQQHPQQQQQHQLQQLQQPQLLLQQHQQLQPQQQQQQQQQQQPQHQQQQQQQPPPHQQQHQPPQQQQPLQQLFQPAFVNGGVSSNQILNQNSQQPILYPQLQPQQSLTGNTLSQQSIQSASRNSFQLSSLPQDLQFQQQMEQQPSLVQRHQQPHTQMQQSSPQLLQHSSSQRPQQPQQPQVQQSSQQNLPEHQLQLQYLQKLQQQQLLSPVSPRLQPQQPQQQQANQQNQSLQHLSLSQQQLSSNSFSTSALMQSQQIPMNQLQGQHKPITAIRAHSGLTDGDAPSCSTSPSTNNCQVPSNFLNRNQQGPAILLGDSVVEPASNLVQELQSKSDIRIKNEVPSSKVPDQLRYKGTVTDQLEASSSATSYCLDAGTLQQNFTLPTFCLDGDVQSNPQSNPPFAVNIDGLTPDTLLSRGFDSGKDLQNLLSNYGGTPRDIETELSTAAISSQSFGVPNMSFKPGCSNDVAITETGVLSNGLWTNQAQRMRTYTKVQKRGSVGRSIDVTRYKGYDELRHDLARMFGIEGQLEDPQRTDWKLVYVDHENDILLVGDDPWEEFVSCVQSIKILSSAEVQQMSLDGDLGHVPVPNQACSGTDSGNAWKGHYEDTSAASFNR, encoded by the exons ATGAAAGCTCCACCAAATGGGTTTCTGGCAGGTTCTGGTGAAG GAGAAAGGAAGAGTATTAATTCTGAGTTGTGGCATGCTTGTGCGGGGCCCCTGGTTTCATTGCCTCCAGTTGGAAGTCTCGTGGTGTACTTCCCTCAAGGTCACAGTGAGCAA GTTGCTGCATCGATGCAAAAGGAGACTGAATGCGTACCAAGTTATCCTAATCTTCCTTCCAAGTTGATTTGCATGCTTCATAATGTCACATTACAT GCTGATGCAGAAACTGATGAAGTTTATGCGCAGATGACCCTTCAGCCTGTAAGCAAA TATGACAAGGAGGCATTGCTGGCATCTGATCTTGGCCTCAAGCAAAGCAGGCAACCAGTTGAGTTTTTCTGTAAAACTCTCACAGCTAGTGACACAAGCACCCATGGTGGATTTTCTGTACCTCGTAGAGCAGCTGAGAAGATCTTTCCACCTCTT GATTTCTCGATGCAACCCCCTGCTCAGGAGATTGTGGCCAGAGATTTACATGATAATACATGGACATTCAGACATATTTATCGAG GGCAACCAAAAAGGCACCTGCTGACTACAGGTTGGAGTGTCTTTGTTAGCACAAAAAGATTGTTCGCTGGTGATTCTGTCCTTTTTATAAG AGATGAAAAATCACAGCTTCTCTTGGGTATAAGGCGTGCTAATAGGCAGCAGCCAGCTCTGTCTTCATCAGTCATATCCTGTGATAGCATGCATATAGGAATTCTAGCTGCTGCTGCTCATGCTGCTGCAAATAACAGTCCatttactatattttataatcCAAG GGCTAGCCCTTCTGAGTTTGTGATTCCCTTAGCCAAATATAACAAAGCAATGTATACCCAAGTTTCACTTGGCATGCGATTTAGAATGATGTTTGAAACTGAGGAGTCAGGGGTACGCAGATACATGGGTACCATCACTGGCATCAGTGAACTTGATGCTGCGCGATGGAAAAATTCACAATGGCGCAACCTTCAG GTTGGCTGGGATGAATCAACAGCTGGCGAACGGCCAAGCCGAGTTTCAATTTGGGAAATTGAACCTGTTGTAACTCCTTTCTATTTATGTCCTCCTCCATTTTTCAGACCCAAATTTCCCAAACAACCAGGATTTCCAG ATGATGAGTCTGATATAGAGAGTGCTTTCAAGAGAGGCATGCCCTGGCTTGGGGATGACTTTGGCATGAAGGATGCCCCGAGCTCAATCTTCCCAGGCTTGAATCTAGTCCAGTGGATGAGCATGCAACAGAATAATCAATTTCCAGCTTCTCAGTCAGGACTATTCCCTCCCATGGTTTCTTCAACTGTCCTGCACAGTAACCTTAGCACTGATGATCCGTCCAAATTGTTGAGTTTTCAAGCTCCTGCGTTGTCTGCACCAAGTCTCCAGTTCAATAAagtaaatcaacaaaatcaagttAGCCAATTCCAGCAGCCATCTTTGGCATGGCcccagcagcagcagcagcagcagcagcagcagctaCAGCAACTGTTGCAGACTCCTATTAATCCACAACAACACCCCCAGCAGCATCAGCGCCAGCAGCAACAGCAGCCCCAGCAGCAGCAtcagcagcagcaacaacaacaacaacatcaACAACATccacagcagcagcagcagcaccAACTGCAACAATTGCAACAACCACAGCTGCTGCTGCAGCAGCACCAACAGTTGCAACCGCAGCAGCAACAACAGCAACAACAGCAGCAACAACCACAAcatcagcagcagcagcagcagcagccacCACCACACCAGCAGCAGCATCAGCCACCACAGCAGCAGCAGCCGCTCCAACAGCTATTCCAACCAGCTTTTGTAAATGGTGGTGTTTCCTCAAATCAGATCCTTAATCAGAATTCACAGCAACCAATTTTATACCCTCAGCTTCAGCCACAACAGTCACTAACAGGCAATACCCTATCTCAACAAAGTATTCAGTCTGCTAGTAGGAATTCATTTCAGTTGTCATCTTTGCCACAAGACTTGCAGTTTCAGCAACAAATGGAACAGCAGCCTAGCCTTGTACAGAGGCATCAGCAGCCGCATACACAAATGCAACAATCATCCCCACAGTTGTTGCAACATAGCTCGTCTCAGAGGCCACAACAGCCACAGCAACCACAAGTGCAACAATCCTCACAGCAGAACCTACCAGAGCATCAACTTCAGTTACAGTATCTGCAGAAATTGCAGCAGCAGCAGTTGCTTTCTCCGGTAAGCCCACGGTTACAGCCTCAGCAGCCACAGCAACAGCAGGCAAATCAACAAAACCAGTCATTACAACATTTGTCTCTGTCTCAGCAGCAGCTAAGTAGCAATAGTTTCTCAACATCAGCGCTCAtgcaatcacaacaaattcccATGAACCAACTCCAGGGCCAGCACAAACCAATTACAGCAATCAGAGCTCATTCTGGGCTTACAGATGGGGATGCTCCATCATGTTCAACCTCACCTTCTACTAATAATTGCCAGGTCCCATCAAATTTCCTCAATAGAAACCAACAAGGGCCAGCCATATTATTGGGGGATTCAGTGGTTGAGCCTGCTAGTAATCTTGTCCAAGAGCTTCAAAGCAAGTCTGATATCCGCATAAAAAATGAAGTACCCAGCTCAAAAGTACCAGACCAACTAAGATACAAAGGTACTGTTACTGATCAATTGGAAGCTTCTTCATCTGCGACGTCTTATTGCTTGGATGCTGGTACCCTCCAGCAGAATTTCACACTCCCCACCTTCTGTTTGGATGGAGATGTTCAGTCAAATCCTCAGAGTAATCCTCCTTTTGCAGTTAATATTGATGGTTTGACACCTGACACTCTGTTGTCGAGGGGTTTTGACTCAGGAAAGGATCTTCAGAACTTGCTTTCTAATTATGGTGGAACTCCAAGAGATATTGAGACGGAGTTGTCTACTGCTGCGATTAGCTCTCAGTCATTTGGGGTTCCGAACATGTCTTTCAAGCctgggtgttcaaatgatgttGCCATCACAGAGACTGGGGTTTTGAGCAATGGGTTGTGGACAAACCAGGCTCAGCGTATGCGGACATATACAAAG GTTCAAAAGCGTGGTTCTGTGGGGAGATCTATCGATGTCACTCGTTACAAAGGTTATGATGAGCTCAGGCATGATCTTGCCCGCATGTTTGGAATTGAAGGGCAGCTAGAAGATCCACAAAGGACCGACTGGAAGCTTGTTTATGTTGATCATGAGAATGACATACTACTTGTTGGTGATGACCCTTGGGA AGAGTTTGTAAGCTGTGTTCAGAGTATAAAGATACTGTCATCTGCTGAAGTACAGCAGATGAGTTTGGATGGAGATCTGGGTCACGTGCCTGTCCCAAATCAAGCTTGTAGTGGGACTGATAGTGGGAATGCATGGAAGGGTCACTACGAGGATACCTCAGCTGCCTCATTTAATCGATGA